The following proteins are co-located in the Cupriavidus pauculus genome:
- a CDS encoding T6SS immunity protein Tli4 family protein, translated as MDIPGNAKTVETYAFNKRKIKPLLDIHSQEEYEKFLAQKEISLREAKNRKFGTLFLESVHHSNKAVTFISWDNTDVEERYKAFVFDTYFCADNRFLGYSGEISQDRKSAALVTIEELSGKWRQILDGEVPEGIGFVVDDAVLAEDRFNSESWRMTIQLHGKPDVFFELTSYARRRVAPGLRERAGGIVAGLLGTVAGFARLRDRARPVGPIQADEILLASTQDGKRGYGFKWEAPGKEYSLAEPNLNASLRVGESAYATNRESFATDEEALELWDAVIDSIRLRPGAV; from the coding sequence GTGGACATTCCCGGGAACGCCAAGACGGTTGAAACCTATGCGTTCAACAAGAGAAAGATTAAGCCTTTGTTGGATATCCATAGTCAGGAGGAGTACGAGAAATTTCTCGCTCAGAAAGAAATATCACTGCGTGAGGCAAAGAACAGAAAGTTCGGCACCTTGTTCCTTGAGAGCGTGCATCATTCGAACAAGGCTGTGACATTCATATCCTGGGATAACACTGATGTCGAGGAGAGGTACAAAGCTTTCGTATTTGATACTTATTTTTGTGCTGATAACCGTTTCCTTGGCTACTCAGGGGAGATATCACAAGACCGCAAATCGGCAGCTTTGGTGACCATTGAGGAGCTGTCTGGGAAATGGCGCCAGATTTTGGATGGGGAAGTGCCGGAAGGCATCGGTTTCGTAGTCGATGATGCGGTCCTCGCTGAAGATCGATTCAATTCGGAAAGTTGGCGTATGACCATCCAGTTGCATGGCAAGCCAGATGTCTTTTTCGAGCTCACATCGTATGCGCGACGTCGCGTAGCGCCTGGATTGCGCGAACGTGCCGGTGGCATCGTAGCCGGCCTGCTTGGCACAGTGGCAGGATTTGCGCGCCTGCGCGACCGCGCGCGACCGGTTGGGCCGATCCAGGCCGACGAGATCTTGCTGGCAAGCACGCAGGATGGAAAGCGCGGCTATGGTTTCAAATGGGAAGCGCCCGGGAAGGAGTACTCGCTGGCAGAACCCAATCTCAACGCCTCGTTGAGGGTCGGAGAAAGTGCCTACGCCACCAACAGGGAATCCTTTGCCACCGACGAAGAAGCGTTGGAATTATGGGATGCGGTGATTGATTCCATTCGTCTACGTCCGGGTGCCGTATGA
- a CDS encoding T6SS immunity protein Tli4 family protein, which produces MTLISWPESGSEERYQPYVFDTYFRADARYLSYSGKVSKSRKSTALATRAEMSRGWLKIPSGDIPKGIGYVVDDAILVDNDLNPESWRMVIQLHGKPDVFFELTSYVQYRVGPGLRERAGGILAGLLGVVAGFARLRDRARPVGPIQADEILLASTKDGKRGYGFKWEAPGKEESLAEPNLNASLRVGESAYATNRESFATDEEALELWDAVIDSIRLRPGAV; this is translated from the coding sequence GTGACGTTGATTTCCTGGCCGGAATCCGGCTCGGAGGAGCGGTATCAGCCTTACGTTTTTGACACTTATTTTCGAGCAGATGCCCGATACCTTAGCTACTCTGGAAAAGTCTCGAAGAGTCGGAAGTCCACCGCTTTGGCTACGCGTGCGGAAATGTCTCGTGGGTGGCTTAAAATTCCCAGCGGCGACATTCCAAAAGGTATCGGCTACGTAGTCGATGACGCAATTCTCGTAGATAACGATCTCAACCCCGAAAGCTGGCGTATGGTCATCCAGTTGCATGGCAAACCAGACGTTTTCTTCGAACTCACGTCGTATGTGCAGTATCGCGTGGGACCGGGCTTGCGCGAACGTGCCGGTGGCATCTTGGCCGGCCTGCTCGGCGTGGTGGCGGGATTTGCACGTCTGCGCGACCGCGCGCGACCGGTCGGGCCCATCCAGGCAGACGAGATTCTGCTGGCAAGCACGAAGGACGGGAAACGCGGCTACGGGTTCAAATGGGAGGCCCCAGGCAAAGAGGAGTCCCTGGCAGAACCCAATCTCAACGCCTCGCTCAGGGTTGGGGAAAGTGCTTACGCCACCAACAGGGAATCGTTCGCCACCGATGAAGAGGCGCTGGAATTGTGGGATGCCGTGATTGATTCGATTCGTCTACGTCCAGGTGCCGTATGA
- a CDS encoding type VI secretion system Vgr family protein, with product MAGAGNELQATGSGLLAAVTGRQAYHLEVLGARSATGLSVVSFTATERLGEPYSVKVRLTHPMDLDRMEYLRRDATFTIDAGDGATTRQFSGCIFRFSKTGQTRDFCAYEMEVRPKVALLTLTQASRVYQKKTAPQIIEAILRQHGLEGHQFSFKTRREYPEHAFRLQYQMSDWDYIRLLMEQEGMYSYFLPGRHGTVFGDVFQIADDIDHYIYEPELLAPYRETAGLESGVETVAAIQTHVQTVPESFRTADYNPADSYERKEGEANVARKEKGNYGQSYVYGTHHLDPAGAKWEAQLRHEAALAGQLVYEGESNILGLRPARILRMDLALPDAPNGQVVTEVTHTGGRDRAYRNTYKAIHSDRRFRLPIDESKWPRIAGTLSGRVTSPGDYKYAYLTQQGLYVVRLDLDYDEWSKGSESVPMRLAKPFAGAGQTGMHFPLIDGTEVGIAFRDGDPNKPYIAHAHHHSQHEDLITNQDRWLSRNVIRTQANNKLRFEDWEGQESVKLSTEYGGKTQLNMGYLVDRERKKRGDGFELRTSGWGALRGGKGIFISADDQPTANGQQLDMESAQGLLQQALQQTEALAAAAKAAEAVAADYDRQKTLLNESLAQLKKAGILISAPAGVALASRADIQCSAAQNLIATAGGHADFSIARRFTLAAGELVSVFAHKLGIKLFAARGRVEIQAQSDEMRLLADKHVTISSANGRVVIEAKDELLLKCGGSYLRMSSTGIEDGTRGDRTIKSAAFSRQGPSSLAQSMNTWQHATFNDAYVLRNPSTGEPLSDSVIEMVRGDGTRLKMQTDASGKTPIQKSLFVEPVQIRPLD from the coding sequence ATGGCTGGTGCGGGGAATGAACTGCAGGCAACGGGGAGCGGGCTGCTCGCAGCCGTGACGGGACGTCAGGCCTATCACCTGGAGGTGCTTGGCGCGCGCAGTGCCACTGGCCTCTCCGTGGTGTCATTCACGGCCACCGAGCGCCTTGGGGAGCCCTACAGCGTGAAGGTCCGGTTGACCCATCCGATGGATCTGGACCGGATGGAGTACTTGCGCCGGGACGCCACCTTCACGATCGATGCTGGCGACGGCGCCACGACTCGCCAGTTTTCGGGCTGCATCTTCCGCTTTTCCAAGACCGGGCAGACCCGCGATTTCTGCGCCTACGAGATGGAGGTGCGGCCCAAGGTGGCGTTGCTGACGCTGACCCAGGCAAGCCGCGTCTACCAGAAGAAGACCGCGCCGCAGATCATCGAAGCCATCCTGCGCCAGCACGGCCTGGAAGGCCACCAGTTCTCCTTCAAGACTCGCCGCGAGTATCCGGAGCATGCGTTCCGGCTCCAGTACCAGATGTCCGACTGGGACTACATCCGGCTGCTGATGGAACAGGAGGGGATGTACAGCTACTTCCTGCCCGGCCGGCATGGGACGGTCTTTGGCGATGTCTTTCAGATCGCCGACGACATCGATCACTATATCTACGAGCCGGAATTGCTGGCGCCTTACCGGGAGACGGCGGGTCTGGAGTCGGGTGTCGAGACCGTGGCCGCCATCCAGACGCATGTGCAGACCGTGCCCGAATCGTTTCGCACGGCCGACTACAACCCGGCGGATTCGTACGAGCGCAAGGAAGGGGAAGCCAATGTCGCCCGCAAGGAAAAGGGCAATTACGGGCAGTCCTACGTCTACGGTACACATCACCTGGACCCGGCCGGGGCGAAATGGGAAGCGCAACTTCGCCATGAAGCGGCGCTTGCGGGGCAACTGGTCTACGAAGGCGAGAGCAACATCCTCGGTCTGCGTCCGGCACGCATTCTGCGCATGGATCTCGCACTGCCGGACGCGCCCAACGGGCAGGTGGTTACCGAAGTCACGCATACCGGCGGGCGCGATCGGGCCTACCGAAACACCTACAAGGCGATTCACTCGGACCGCCGCTTCCGCCTGCCGATCGACGAGAGCAAGTGGCCCCGTATCGCGGGCACGCTGAGCGGGCGCGTGACGTCGCCCGGCGACTACAAATATGCCTATCTGACGCAGCAAGGCTTGTACGTCGTGCGCCTGGACCTCGATTACGACGAATGGTCCAAGGGTAGTGAGAGCGTGCCCATGCGCCTGGCTAAACCGTTCGCCGGGGCGGGGCAGACAGGCATGCATTTCCCGTTGATCGACGGCACGGAAGTCGGGATTGCATTCCGGGACGGTGATCCCAACAAGCCATACATCGCCCATGCGCATCACCACAGCCAGCATGAAGACCTGATCACGAACCAGGATCGGTGGCTGTCGCGCAATGTCATCCGCACGCAAGCGAATAACAAGCTGCGCTTCGAGGATTGGGAGGGCCAGGAAAGTGTCAAGCTGTCCACCGAGTACGGCGGCAAGACGCAGCTCAATATGGGCTACCTGGTCGACAGGGAGAGAAAGAAGCGCGGTGATGGCTTTGAGTTGCGGACGTCGGGGTGGGGAGCCTTGCGAGGTGGCAAGGGAATCTTCATTTCGGCGGACGATCAGCCGACCGCAAATGGCCAGCAGCTCGACATGGAGTCTGCCCAGGGGCTTCTCCAGCAAGCACTGCAGCAGACCGAAGCCTTGGCGGCCGCAGCCAAAGCGGCCGAGGCAGTGGCCGCTGACTACGACCGTCAGAAGACGCTGCTCAATGAATCCCTGGCGCAATTGAAGAAGGCGGGCATCCTGATCAGCGCGCCCGCAGGCGTGGCGCTGGCTTCGAGAGCCGATATCCAGTGTTCAGCCGCGCAGAATCTTATTGCCACAGCGGGCGGCCACGCGGATTTCAGCATCGCAAGACGCTTTACGCTGGCCGCGGGGGAATTGGTCTCTGTCTTCGCCCACAAGCTGGGCATCAAGTTATTCGCTGCGCGGGGCCGGGTAGAGATTCAGGCCCAGAGCGATGAAATGCGACTTCTCGCGGACAAGCACGTGACGATCAGCAGCGCAAATGGTCGCGTCGTCATCGAGGCCAAGGACGAGTTGCTGCTCAAGTGTGGCGGCTCCTACTTGCGAATGTCGTCCACGGGGATCGAAGACGGGACGCGTGGCGACCGGACCATCAAGTCGGCAGCGTTCAGCCGTCAGGGACCCAGTTCGCTCGCGCAATCGATGAACACCTGGCAGCACGCGACATTCAACGACGCCTATGTCCTTCGGAATCCATCGACAGGGGAACCACTCTCCGACTCGGTCATTGAAATGGTCCGAGGCGACGGCACGAGACTCAAGATGCAAACGGACGCGTCCGGCAAGACGCCAATCCAGAAGAGCCTCTTCGTGGAACCCGTACAGATTCGTCCGCTTGACTGA
- a CDS encoding PAAR domain-containing protein, whose product MEFSEQNAMTTRYDIVRGDPTTAGGKVEGGTADDIVGNREQAYEGDPVWCPVCKTMGVIVCSGPRLPTTGPDGREAALSDDLCVCKCQPSPLLIPTQYTSGMDI is encoded by the coding sequence ATGGAATTCTCCGAGCAAAACGCCATGACAACACGCTATGACATTGTGAGAGGCGACCCGACGACTGCTGGTGGCAAGGTCGAAGGTGGCACGGCCGACGACATCGTCGGAAACCGGGAACAAGCCTACGAGGGTGATCCCGTCTGGTGCCCGGTCTGCAAGACCATGGGCGTCATTGTCTGCAGTGGCCCGAGACTGCCCACGACAGGCCCCGATGGCCGCGAGGCTGCCTTGAGCGACGATCTGTGCGTCTGCAAATGTCAGCCCAGCCCCCTCCTGATTCCCACGCAGTACACCTCCGGCATGGACATATAG
- a CDS encoding T6SS immunity protein Tli4 family protein, whose product MKRGWRTRAIGRHLVDIPGNAKTVETYVFNEVKIQPLLDIHSQQEYERFIAQKEMSLRAAKHQEFGALFIERVHHSNKAVTFISWDNSDAEEKYKAFVFDTYFCADNRFLGYSGEVAQELKSAALVTIEELSGKWHQLSDGEMPEGIGFVVDDAILAEERFNAESWRMTIQLHGKPDVSFELTSFAQDRVGPGLRERAGGVVAGLLGAVAGFARLRDRSRPVGPIQADEILLASNQDGKRGYGFKWEAPGKEESLAEPNLNASLRVGGSAYATNRESFASDDEALELWDAVIDSIRLRPGAV is encoded by the coding sequence ATGAAACGAGGGTGGAGAACGCGAGCGATTGGCCGGCACTTGGTGGATATTCCCGGAAACGCCAAGACGGTTGAGACTTATGTATTCAACGAGGTAAAGATCCAACCGTTGTTGGATATCCATAGTCAGCAGGAATACGAGAGATTTATCGCTCAGAAGGAGATGTCGCTGCGTGCGGCAAAGCATCAAGAATTTGGTGCTTTGTTTATCGAACGCGTGCATCACTCGAACAAGGCTGTGACTTTCATATCCTGGGATAATTCTGACGCCGAGGAGAAGTACAAAGCTTTCGTGTTTGATACCTATTTTTGCGCTGATAACCGTTTCCTTGGTTACTCAGGGGAAGTAGCGCAAGAACTCAAATCGGCGGCTTTGGTTACCATTGAAGAGCTGTCTGGAAAATGGCACCAGCTCTCGGATGGGGAAATGCCGGAAGGCATTGGTTTCGTAGTCGATGATGCGATTCTCGCTGAAGAACGATTCAACGCGGAAAGTTGGCGTATGACTATCCAACTGCATGGCAAGCCAGATGTGTCCTTCGAGCTCACATCGTTTGCGCAAGATCGGGTGGGGCCGGGCTTGCGCGAACGCGCCGGCGGCGTAGTTGCCGGCCTTCTTGGCGCGGTGGCGGGATTTGCGCGCCTGCGCGACCGCTCACGACCGGTCGGGCCAATCCAGGCCGACGAGATCCTGCTGGCAAGTAATCAGGACGGAAAACGCGGCTATGGTTTCAAATGGGAGGCGCCCGGCAAGGAGGAATCCCTGGCAGAACCCAATCTCAACGCCTCGCTGAGGGTCGGAGGAAGTGCCTACGCCACCAACAGGGAATCCTTTGCCTCCGACGATGAAGCGTTGGAATTATGGGATGCCGTGATTGATTCCATTCGTCTACGTCCGGGTGCCGTATGA
- a CDS encoding T6SS immunity protein Tli4 family protein → MIPFVYVRVPYDAVDHAANNSRAESLGFVHMGAEDSARKMAREGETMKRGWRTRAIGRHLVDIHENAKTIENYSFNDVKIKVLKDIRSQADYENLIIQKERLLREARTAIHDSLFIERVSHSNGGVTLISWPNVGSAARYQPYVFDTYFRAGNRFLGYSGKVSKSLRSSALALCEELSREWNQIPSGMVPEGVGFVVDDVILVDNDFNPESWRMVIQLHGKPDVSFELTSYARRRVGPGLRERAGGIVAGLLGTVAGFARLRDRARPVGPIQADEILLASTQDGKRGYGFKWEAPGKEYSLAEPNLNASLRVGESAYATNRESFASDDEALELWDAVIDSIRLRPGAV, encoded by the coding sequence TTGATTCCATTCGTCTACGTCCGGGTGCCGTATGACGCCGTCGACCATGCCGCCAACAATTCTCGGGCTGAATCTTTGGGTTTCGTGCACATGGGTGCGGAGGACTCAGCACGCAAGATGGCACGAGAAGGCGAGACCATGAAACGAGGATGGAGAACGCGAGCGATCGGCCGGCACTTGGTGGATATTCACGAGAACGCCAAGACGATCGAGAATTACTCCTTTAATGATGTAAAGATAAAAGTCTTAAAGGATATCCGCAGCCAAGCGGATTACGAGAATCTTATCATTCAGAAAGAGCGTTTGTTACGTGAAGCCCGGACGGCCATACACGACAGTCTGTTCATTGAGCGGGTCTCGCATTCGAACGGTGGAGTAACGCTAATATCATGGCCGAACGTCGGTTCGGCGGCGCGATATCAACCTTACGTGTTCGATACCTATTTTCGTGCGGGCAACCGATTCCTTGGCTATTCGGGAAAAGTATCGAAGAGTCTTAGATCGTCAGCTTTGGCTCTTTGCGAAGAGCTTTCTCGTGAGTGGAACCAGATTCCTTCAGGAATGGTTCCAGAGGGTGTCGGTTTTGTAGTCGATGACGTAATCCTCGTAGATAACGATTTCAATCCGGAAAGCTGGCGTATGGTCATCCAACTGCATGGCAAGCCAGATGTCTCTTTCGAGCTCACATCGTATGCGCGACGTCGCGTAGGGCCTGGCTTGCGCGAACGTGCCGGTGGCATCGTAGCCGGCCTGCTTGGCACGGTGGCGGGATTTGCGCGTCTGCGCGACCGCGCGCGACCGGTTGGGCCCATCCAGGCCGACGAGATCCTGCTGGCAAGTACTCAGGACGGAAAGCGCGGCTATGGTTTCAAATGGGAAGCTCCGGGGAAGGAATACTCGCTGGCAGAGCCCAATCTTAACGCCTCGCTCAGAGTCGGAGAAAGTGCCTACGCCACCAACAGGGAATCCTTTGCCTCCGACGACGAAGCGTTGGAATTATGGGATGCGGTGATTGATTCCATTCGTCTACGTCCGGGTGCCGTATGA
- a CDS encoding T6SS immunity protein Tli4 family protein: MDIPESAKTIESYTFYQDKIKPLSEIRRQEEYKQLLSDREKILRGAKHEQFGSMFVERVEYANGSVTLISWNKPTGEIFYEFETYFRAGNRYLSSIGEVSRNFKAEALQTYAELAREWRQTPNGRIPEGIGFVVDDAILAEKRFNSESWRMVIQLHGKPDVSFELTSYARRRVAPGLRERAGGIVAGLLGTVAGFARLRDRARPVGPIQADEILLASTQDGKRGYGFKWEAPGKEYSLAEPNLNASLRVGESAYATNRESFATDEEALELWDAVIDSIRLRPGAV, encoded by the coding sequence GTGGATATCCCCGAGAGTGCTAAGACAATCGAGAGCTATACGTTCTATCAGGACAAGATCAAGCCGCTGTCCGAAATCCGAAGACAAGAAGAGTACAAGCAGTTGCTTTCTGATCGGGAAAAGATACTGCGAGGGGCCAAACATGAACAATTCGGTAGCATGTTTGTGGAGCGAGTGGAGTATGCGAACGGCTCCGTTACGCTCATTTCATGGAATAAGCCGACCGGCGAAATCTTCTACGAATTTGAGACTTACTTTCGGGCCGGGAATCGCTATCTGAGCTCCATCGGAGAAGTGTCGCGAAACTTCAAGGCTGAGGCGTTGCAGACTTACGCGGAGTTGGCTCGAGAATGGCGCCAAACTCCGAATGGGAGAATACCGGAAGGCATCGGCTTCGTTGTCGATGACGCGATTCTTGCGGAGAAACGATTCAATTCAGAAAGCTGGCGTATGGTCATCCAACTGCATGGCAAGCCAGATGTTTCTTTCGAGCTCACATCGTATGCGCGACGTCGCGTAGCGCCTGGCTTGCGCGAACGTGCCGGTGGCATCGTAGCCGGCCTGCTTGGCACAGTGGCGGGATTTGCGCGCCTGCGCGACCGCGCGCGACCGGTTGGGCCGATCCAGGCCGACGAGATCCTGCTGGCAAGCACGCAGGATGGAAAGCGCGGCTATGGTTTCAAATGGGAAGCTCCCGGGAAGGAATACTCGCTGGCAGAACCCAATCTCAACGCCTCGTTGAGGGTCGGAGAAAGTGCCTACGCCACCAACAGGGAATCCTTTGCCACCGACGAAGAAGCGCTGGAATTGTGGGATGCGGTGATTGATTCCATTCGTCTACGTCCGGGTGCCGTGTGA
- a CDS encoding recombinase family protein: MSRVFAYCRVSTTDQTTDNQVREIEAAGFALTPRRTVTEHISGSVTAMERPKFKALSEKLEEGDVLVVTKLDRLGRNAMDVRATVEALADEGVRVHCLALGGVDLTSAAGRMTMQVLAAVAEFERDLLIERTNAGIRRAKADGKAFGRPSALSLEQQQEVRQKLAEGVPVAQLARDFKTTRQTIMRVRERAEAA, from the coding sequence ATGTCCCGTGTCTTCGCCTACTGCCGTGTCTCCACGACCGACCAGACCACAGATAACCAAGTCCGAGAGATTGAGGCCGCAGGCTTTGCACTAACGCCACGCCGCACCGTGACCGAGCACATCTCCGGGTCAGTCACTGCGATGGAGCGCCCCAAGTTCAAGGCTCTCAGTGAGAAGCTGGAGGAGGGGGATGTCCTGGTGGTGACGAAGCTGGATCGTCTCGGGCGCAATGCAATGGATGTCCGCGCTACCGTGGAGGCCCTCGCTGATGAGGGTGTCCGGGTTCATTGCCTCGCCCTCGGTGGTGTTGATCTGACCAGTGCAGCAGGACGGATGACAATGCAAGTCCTCGCAGCAGTAGCGGAGTTTGAGCGAGACCTCCTGATTGAGCGGACCAACGCCGGTATCCGCAGGGCCAAGGCAGACGGCAAGGCGTTCGGCAGACCCTCAGCGTTGAGCCTGGAGCAGCAACAGGAGGTGCGCCAGAAGTTGGCTGAGGGTGTCCCGGTGGCGCAGCTAGCGCGGGACTTCAAGACGACTCGACAGACCATCATGCGGGTCCGTGAACGGGCTGAGGCTGCGTAA
- a CDS encoding T6SS immunity protein Tli4 family protein, translating into MIPFVYVRVPYEASDQTTDSRGIASQNAAHMVAAGATGKLAREGKSMKRGWRTRAIGRHLVDVPGDAKTVETYAFNKVKIQPLLDIHGQEDYENLIAQKEVSLRNLKTRELNSLFIERVQHANDAVTLISWDKTDAEEQYKFFVFDTYFRANNRFLSCSGEVSQDRKSTALATREELSREWQQIPNGTIPGGVGYVVDDAILVDNDFNPESWRMVIQLHGKPDVFFELTSYARRRVAPGLRERAGGIVAGLLGIVAGFARLRDRARPVGPIQADEILLASTQEGKRGYGFKWEAPGKEYSLAEPNLNASLRVGESAYATNRESFATDEEALELWDAVIDSIRLRPGAV; encoded by the coding sequence TTGATTCCATTCGTCTACGTCCGGGTGCCGTATGAAGCGTCCGACCAAACCACCGATAGTCGTGGGATCGCCTCTCAGAATGCGGCCCACATGGTTGCAGCCGGGGCAACAGGGAAACTGGCACGAGAGGGCAAATCCATGAAGCGGGGATGGAGGACGCGAGCGATTGGCCGGCACTTGGTGGACGTCCCCGGGGACGCCAAGACGGTTGAGACTTATGCCTTCAACAAGGTGAAGATCCAACCGTTGTTGGATATCCATGGTCAGGAAGACTACGAGAACCTTATCGCCCAGAAGGAAGTATCGCTGCGCAATTTAAAGACGAGGGAGCTAAATAGTTTATTCATTGAACGTGTGCAGCATGCTAACGACGCTGTCACACTGATATCTTGGGATAAAACGGATGCTGAGGAGCAGTATAAGTTTTTTGTGTTTGACACGTATTTTCGCGCTAATAATCGATTTCTTAGTTGTTCCGGAGAGGTTTCGCAGGATAGAAAATCAACAGCTTTGGCCACACGTGAGGAACTGTCTCGCGAGTGGCAGCAGATACCAAATGGGACAATTCCCGGGGGTGTCGGCTACGTAGTCGATGACGCAATTCTAGTAGATAACGATTTCAATCCGGAAAGCTGGCGTATGGTTATCCAGCTTCATGGCAAGCCTGATGTCTTCTTCGAGCTCACATCGTATGCGCGACGTCGCGTAGCGCCTGGCTTGCGGGAACGTGCTGGTGGCATCGTAGCCGGCCTGCTTGGCATAGTGGCGGGATTTGCGCGCCTGCGCGATCGCGCACGACCGGTTGGGCCGATCCAGGCCGACGAGATCCTGCTGGCAAGCACGCAGGAAGGAAAGCGCGGCTATGGTTTCAAATGGGAAGCGCCCGGGAAGGAGTACTCGCTGGCAGAACCCAATCTCAACGCCTCGTTGAGGGTCGGAGAAAGTGCCTACGCCACCAACAGGGAATCCTTTGCCACCGACGAAGAAGCGTTGGAATTATGGGATGCGGTGATTGATTCCATTCGTCTACGTCCGGGTGCCGTATGA
- a CDS encoding ParB/Srx family N-terminal domain-containing protein produces the protein MTRKSKQTPPANILGLTHPLLSPPQQVPFGFLQVDEERFQIRNSRACSFTQASAKDAERQQLRDGLEALVKADITLDPLIVWTDSAEVLWIIDGHHRYEALTADGLDTEALVWVQEAHVSTEGEARALALDINKRLHLSLHPKELLENLWMATLLGEATGSVRDRAKRYQVSIGTASNVAKKAPEVLAEMQRRATLQGIHFDTEHIRKHAPLWRELKAFWKDFEKPKSEEMQEMERKRIAEAMLAALGMDLKAQPELVAEVFEEVTREVANKEAQVVWLKGPKDEF, from the coding sequence ATGACCAGGAAGAGTAAGCAGACGCCTCCCGCCAACATCCTCGGTCTCACCCACCCCCTCCTCAGTCCCCCCCAGCAAGTCCCCTTCGGCTTCCTTCAGGTTGACGAGGAGCGATTCCAGATTCGCAACTCTCGGGCATGTAGCTTCACCCAAGCCAGCGCCAAGGATGCCGAACGGCAGCAGCTACGCGATGGCCTGGAGGCACTCGTTAAAGCAGACATCACGTTAGACCCCCTCATTGTCTGGACAGATTCCGCTGAGGTGTTGTGGATCATTGATGGTCATCATCGCTATGAGGCGTTGACTGCTGATGGTCTCGACACTGAGGCGCTGGTGTGGGTGCAGGAGGCGCATGTCTCCACTGAGGGTGAGGCCCGAGCGTTGGCCCTGGACATCAACAAGCGGCTCCACCTAAGTCTCCACCCGAAGGAGCTACTTGAGAATCTCTGGATGGCAACCCTGCTTGGTGAAGCCACGGGAAGCGTTAGGGATCGGGCGAAGCGGTATCAAGTCAGCATCGGCACCGCTAGCAACGTTGCTAAGAAGGCTCCTGAGGTTCTCGCTGAGATGCAACGCAGGGCCACTCTGCAAGGCATTCACTTTGATACCGAGCACATCCGCAAACACGCGCCGCTCTGGCGTGAGCTAAAGGCGTTCTGGAAGGACTTTGAGAAACCCAAGAGTGAGGAGATGCAGGAGATGGAACGGAAGCGGATTGCCGAAGCAATGCTTGCAGCCCTCGGGATGGACTTGAAGGCCCAGCCTGAGCTTGTCGCTGAGGTGTTCGAGGAGGTGACCCGTGAGGTTGCCAATAAGGAGGCTCAGGTGGTTTGGCTGAAGGGGCCTAAGGACGAGTTCTGA